TTGTCGCCTTGCTGACGTCCCATCTTGCCCGCAACGTGGACTACTCCCTGCAGCGGGAGATGTCCTTTCTGCTGCACAACCACCATCAGCCGGTGACGGTAACTAGACCGATCGGGCAACTGCTGTTTACCGGCCAGCGGGAACCGATGCTGGAGCAGATGCGCCGGCTACTCTGCACCGGCAAGCACCACGGTGTACCGTGTCAGGACGAGCGGTTGGCGTACCTCCGTACGTTCAACGTCAGCAGACGACCGAGCGAAATCTACAGCATGGACGTCGGAATGTCGGATCGCTCGACGTACGGCGTGGTGCGCTCCGGCGGCTCGACGGCGCGTCGTGCGGCGGGTAGCGCATTCCAGCCCTGCGACGGTTTTGAAGCGCTGACCGGCGAGCTATTTCCGTCCCGCGTCGAGCGCGATAAACCGATCACGATCGTACTGCCGGAACTGTGCCGAAGACTAACGCTGGAGTTTGACCAGGAGCTGCTACTGGGTGGTATCATGGGCTACCGCTACACGGCCCGCTTGGTTCGACCGTTCAGCACCCAAATGATGGAAGCAAACGGCATGGCCAGTTGTCCGGATGTGTCCATTCGGTTGGGCAGGTACGGCATGCTGAACTCGAACGAATGTAACGGCCTGCCGTTGTACGAATCGGAGCCAACGCCTTACTCAAACCAGTCCGATGGTGATAGACGTCAGCTGTACTACGTCCTGGAGCCTACAACAGGGACGGTGCTCGAGTCATACATCGGTCTCGCGTATCACACGGTTCTTCGCCCAAACGAACATATCGCGCTGTTTCAGAACGTACCGGAACTTCGCGTACCGCTGTTTCGCTTCGACCGCTACTACCGACTGGGAGAGCCGAAAGCTGCCAAGCTTAGGCAGCTGCTACATCTGCTGGAGGTTGGCCATCAGGCAGCGCTCGCCGGATGCACTGTTGGTATCAGTATAGTATTGCTCACGGCGATATACGCATGCTGGAAGTCACGCACACCCAGCAAAAATCGCAACGACGAGTACAGCATCATGGGACTGCAGCTACGCAATGGTGGACGGAATGATCAATTGATGaaataaacagcaacaaaaatccGTTACCGATTTCAACCCTTAAAATCGACGCGAATGTCGACAAAAGCTCGTCAGAAAAGCTTTGAAAAACTTTTAACCAAAACAAAGCTTTCAGAATTCCAGCAGCGTTGAAAGCTTTTCGGTGTTCGAGCAGTAAAGGGGAAATGTATTCAGCAAACTCGCAACTTTGTCAACGGGTACGTATGTGGACATCATTTCTGAAAATGTATTGACTCTATAATAAAACGGCTTTTTACACAACAACACCTTATCAAGTCTTTTCAACTGAGGGACTTTGCTTtgtaatgcaaaaataaaactctatTTTTAACCGCCATGTTGGGAATGGCTTTGACAGCGACCTTTTCGAGCATGTTTGATTGAATTGGTGTGGTGATACAAAATTACAGGGCTCGAAGCAAGCTTTTCCAAGATATTCACTCGTCGCCCAAAAATTggttgaaatgtatttttgtgtatttttggttgtttttcaaTTCTTGTATGGTAGGAACTATAGAATTCTCATTCAGTGGTCTCATTTTGAAGTGTTCGTTCTGCGAAAATAACATTGATTTACACGGtatgatttaatttcaaagGGAAAGTGACTTCTCGAGCCCTGTAATTTGATATTGCTTTCAGCTCACTCACACATTCGTTACGTGTACGTACACGGGCGCTGATCTGTCAACCCTTCTTGTTCGCCCTGCTCGCTTTTCTCCTGCGTGGTCCGGTATAGGGAACCTTGGGTACAGGTTGGCAGTGGCttcgggaaaaaaaactagtttgaCAGGTGCTGTCAACGAGACGCGATagctttttttcataaatctcGACCTTTAATTAGGGAAGGTAATAGCGTCAAGTGTGTCGGAAAGTTTTACATGTTGGCTAACCCAGTGGCCACAGCTGTGCACCAGTGGGTCGATCAGAAGGGAAACAGGGCACGGCGGGTCGCCCACCACATCGGCTAGACCAGGTAAAGGGGATTTTTGGTCGTGTCGTCTGCTATCCAACCCAGTAGCAACCCGTAGGAACGGAATACAAAAAACCCCCTCGTCAGCAGAACTACCAACGAGGGAGAGgagcaagaagaagaagcattgTGAAAAAGTGAATATCGATCATCTTCCCGAGCCCCCAGCTCCTGGAGGGCAAAATGGTAACCGAACCGTTCCGTTGGCTTGTGTTGTCCCGAACAACAATGTGTAGAGTGTTACggataaaacggaaaaaacgTACCAACCATACTTGCACATGCACAACGTAAACGTTTGGTGCGAACCGGAAACAAGGTGGTGCAATCTTTTTACAGTTTCAACGAAAAGAGGTCTTGCAGCTGGAAAAAAACGGTTCTTCCGGTAGAACGAGAAGAAAGTGTCTTCTCAAATTGGCTCAAACCTCCTAACCGTTCTAGTAAGACG
This sequence is a window from Anopheles marshallii chromosome X, idAnoMarsDA_429_01, whole genome shotgun sequence. Protein-coding genes within it:
- the LOC128712797 gene encoding protein peste-like; amino-acid sequence: MGCCRWYLVVGLGLGTAATGLIFMLAWPDIFDILVSEEKSLLPGSALYKEWRRPTMHPSWQFYLYNWSNAQAFLSLPQAAPTASFQELGPYTYDEYTEVVDVKFHQGNGTLSYRKRTVFRRNAFGAQPEMITSVNFVALLTSHLARNVDYSLQREMSFLLHNHHQPVTVTRPIGQLLFTGQREPMLEQMRRLLCTGKHHGVPCQDERLAYLRTFNVSRRPSEIYSMDVGMSDRSTYGVVRSGGSTARRAAGSAFQPCDGFEALTGELFPSRVERDKPITIVLPELCRRLTLEFDQELLLGGIMGYRYTARLVRPFSTQMMEANGMASCPDVSIRLGRYGMLNSNECNGLPLYESEPTPYSNQSDGDRRQLYYVLEPTTGTVLESYIGLAYHTVLRPNEHIALFQNVPELRVPLFRFDRYYRLGEPKAAKLRQLLHLLEVGHQAALAGCTVGISIVLLTAIYACWKSRTPSKNRNDEYSIMGLQLRNGGRNDQLMK